A region of Lepus europaeus isolate LE1 chromosome 2, mLepTim1.pri, whole genome shotgun sequence DNA encodes the following proteins:
- the WDR53 gene encoding WD repeat-containing protein 53 isoform X3 produces the protein MLWNLQKARPLWITNLQEDRTEEVEGPQSTGQLFNPALAHSVSVASCGNVFSCGAEDGKVRIFRVMGVKCEQELGFKGHTLGVSQVCFLPESYLLLTGGNDGKIRLWDVSSEVDRKQKSPMKHAHRKKTKRATYTKQGKNASASGTEEEDSGKISPKLNIEHGEKVNWLLGTKIKGHQNIVVADQTSCISVYPLNEF, from the coding sequence ATGCTGTGGAATCTTCAGAAAGCACGGCCACTCTGGATTACAAACTTACAGGAGGATAGAACAGAAGAAGTTGAAGGCCCACAGTCAACTGGTCAGCTCTTTAACCCTGCTCTAGCCCACTCTGTCTCTGTGGCATCGTGTGGCAATGTTTTTAGTTGTGGTGCAGAAGATGGTAAGGTCCGAATCTTTAGGGTGATGGGAGTCAAGTGTGAACAGGAACTGGGATTTAAGGGCCACACATTGGGGGTATCCCAGGTCTGTTTCCTGCCAGAATCCTATTTGCTGCTTACTGGAGGGAATGATGGGAAGATCAGGCTGTGGGATGTGAGTAGTGAAGTTGACAGAAAACAGAAGAGCCCTATGAAACACGCCCACAGGAAGAAAACTAAAAGAGCAACTTACACCAAGCAGGGCAAAAATGCTAGTGCTTCAGGAACAGAAGAGGAAGACTCTGGCAAAATTTCACCAAAGCTAAATATTGAACATGGAGAAAAAGTGAACTGGCTTTTGGGAACAAAAATAAAGGGACATCAAAATATAGTAGTAGCTGATCAAACTAGTTGTATATCTGTATACcccttaaatgaattttaa